The segment TCCGTTCCACCGGCTCACGGGGCGCACCGGCTGGAAGAGGGTCGCCTCCTCCTCCGGGCGGATCCCGGAGCCGGAGTCGCGCACCGAGAACTCCGTGCGCGACCCTCCGGCCGGACGCGCGGCCAGCTCCACGAACCCCGCTTCCGTGTACTTGAGGGCGTTCACGACGAGGTTGAGGAGCACCCGGGCCAGCGCGACGGGGTGGCCCATGCGCCGGTCGTCCCCCGCGAGCGAGAAGCGCAGGTCGATCCGCCGCTCCTCGGCGATGGGGAGGACGATGTCGCGGATCGAGGCGGCGATCTCCCCCAGCGAGAAGGAGGACGGCTGCTCGTCCACCAGGCGGTCGCCGCGGCGCCGGTACAGGTCGAGGATGTCGTTCGCCATGGACACCAGCCCGAGCGCGGCGGTGTAGACGATGCCGAGCTGGCGGCGCTGGGTGTCGTTCAGCTCCCCGGAGTACCCGGAGCGGAGCGCGTCGGAGAGGAACAGGACGGAGGTGAGGGGGGAGCGGAGGTCGTGCGCGAGCCCTACCACCACGGAGGGGTGCTCGAAGGGGGGGGAGAGGGCGTCGTCGGCGGGGGGACGCAGCGAGCGGCGCGCCTCCCCGAAGGAGCGGAGCACGCCCAGCAGCTCCGTGTGCGAGGGTGCGCCCCCGCCCTGGCACCGCTGGGCCAGCTCGGCCTCCAGGAGCAGCTCCAGCAGACGCTCGTCCGCCGCATCTCCGGGCTCCCCGCCGCCGTCCGCCGGGTCCGGAGCCGGCTCCCGTGCGGC is part of the Longimicrobiaceae bacterium genome and harbors:
- a CDS encoding HAMP domain-containing sensor histidine kinase, with amino-acid sequence MSDIPAPPQPVGTADPLARITSDPLRRAAAQVLAGLRPDGAADRLAERLSSLALVVEAAREPAPDPADGGGEPGDAADERLLELLLEAELAQRCQGGGAPSHTELLGVLRSFGEARRSLRPPADDALSPPFEHPSVVVGLAHDLRSPLTSVLFLSDALRSGYSGELNDTQRRQLGIVYTAALGLVSMANDILDLYRRRGDRLVDEQPSSFSLGEIAASIRDIVLPIAEERRIDLRFSLAGDDRRMGHPVALARVLLNLVVNALKYTEAGFVELAARPAGGSRTEFSVRDSGSGIRPEEEATLFQPVRPVSRWNGPGFSGSGLGLALARHLVREMGSDLAYETAAGAGTRFFFELDLPAAPPA